AGTCTCCAACTAGTTGACGAAATTAGGGGTATTAACCGCACTCATTGAAGTTGGTTTTAGCCTCAAGTATAAGTAGTTTAAATCGGGTAGTTAGCAGTAACACCCTCCGAGGGTTACCTGAAGCCTAGTATTAATGGGCCGAGAAAGGGTCTAGAGGGGTAGAGTTGATGAGTAAAACCAGGTATTTTTTTACCTTCTAGTGTTGTGTGATGGAGGTCATAGGATTTGAAAGATAGTGTTTAAAAAAGTGTTATggtatatggcatatatataaaGTGATTATGGAAAAATTAGCGTTTCCTATATACTTATTTTTGATTTATAAAATCAGATGATTTGAAgttcagtttcttttctctttttttcctcttttttttttttccaacagaatATACCATTTTCAGTGGAAAACAAGTGGCGTTTACTAGCTCTGATGACTTTGTACTTTGGGTCTGGATTTGCTGCACCTTTCTATATAGTAAGACACCAACTGCTTAAAAAATAATCCATGAGACAGGTAAATAATTAATGCATTTCTAATCTTCACAGAGGTttccccttttttcctttcttcctttaccACGCCCCCCCAAAATCACAAATACACTATTATGTGTTGTTGTAATTCCTGAAGTTAAGTGTGGGTGTGGCATTGAGGGAGACAGGTTAAACCTATAAACAAATGTATCTTTGCCTGAAAACCAGTGTTTATTGAGTGCAGCGCTTTGTCAGGCACACTTTAATAAGCTCAGGTTGGCTACCAGGCAAGACTGAGGTGGATGATGTTAACTTGatctgagaccaaaaaaaaaaaaatgttaacttgCCCAGTATTCCATAGCTAGTGATGGTGGACCAGAATTTTTACCCAGGCAGTCTCGTTCCAGAGCTCAGGTACTTGACCAGGTAAAGTTCTAGTAAACTGATTAATGCTGATCTGTCTTGAGGGCagtatatattagtgtatacctGAAGGAATCTTGTGTGCAGCAAGATTAGCAGATTCCCCGAGTGAGAAGAAAGGACATATTTAGTTAAATTATAATCAGAATTTTCAGCAAAAGTAACACTAAAGGAAGCTCTGTGGGATGATTGGAATAAATTCCAAAATATACTTTGGAAAAGAAAGACTTCTCTACTTGTCTTAGTTTAGAAGGGAAATGATTTATCCAAGCCATTACTTGGGAAGACTCTGGTGCATATGATGAAGAAAATCAGTATGAATAAAGTCATGATACTGTAAACGCTTTCTGATGTACCAGTCATAAATTGAAGGACAGACAATATATTAATGAAACTACATATTTCTGTTAAATGAATGGGTTCTTTaatatcattaattttttatgtttttattcacAGATAGGAAGAGGAGCATTTTAAGATGTGCAGTCTCTTTGAAAAAAGGATCAAACTCTTGAACTCAGCATCCTAGATATGTTTGTAAATAAACTTACAGCATAAATCCTTAATGCCTCTTCTCTGAAATATGGAACATGATAATTGAGCatgtgcttgtttttttttacatgctCCAGTTTGCCTCATTCACCAGCCTAATACTGTTTGAATTAAGAGTCTCTTCCATAGCTTTCAACAGTGGAGACTTTGCTTTCTCCAACCAAACTATTCATAAGGGCCACTCACAGGAGGCAGGACTCTGCAGACATGTACAGTACAAATTTACTGGTCCATCCAGAAGATGAGGTTGCTTGGCTGTTGAACTTGTCATTACATGACATATTGAGATGGAAGAGAACATATATAGATTCACACTGTTACCTTGGATGAATAGATTGTGTTAGattaggattgttttttttttttagctgcattgggtttttgttgctgcactctggctttctccagttgtggtgagtggggcctacttcttgttgcagcacgcgggcttttcattgcagtggcttctcgttgcagagcatgggctctaggtgagtgggctcagtagttgtggctcgcaggctctatagcacaggctcagtagttgtggcacacgggcttagttgctccatggcatgtgggatcttcccagaccagggctcgaacccgtgtcccgttcATTCGCAAGCAACTTCTTTACTGCACCACCGGGGGAGTCCCTGTGCTTACTTTTTATTTGGGTAATATTGCATTATTAGTTTCTTAATTAAATACGTGATTCAGCTTGTTTCTTGGttttaaattctgaattttaatttttgattccTGGGTCAGGAATTTGTCGGTAATTCATTATAAAGGAAATGCAAACTttgtcctgtaatttttttttaatttaaaggcagaaaaaagatacacttttagtctttttttacTTTGAGGGAGtaaattcatttttctccatgAGTGATAATTAGTTGATCATTAGGAAAACCAGTAGTGTTAGCAGATTTAAGTTCAagagcttccttttttttcctctagacctgtaccctaaaactgaAATTTTTGCCATGATAAATGTGCTACTGACCAATGTTAGTCTTGTTTAGACTGAATGAAAGAActatttgagggacttccctagtggcgcagtggttaagaatccacctgccaatgcaggggacatgggttagagccctggtccaggaagattcccacatgccgtggaccaactaagccattgtgccacaactactgaaacctacatgcctagagcccgtgctccgcagcaagagaagccaccgcaacgagaagcccgcgcaccgcaacaaagagtagcccctgctcaccgcaactagagaaagcctgcgtgcggcaacaaagacccaatgcagccataaataaattaataatttaaaaacaaaaaactggaatggaatgTAATAGCATGTGAGACA
This window of the Mesoplodon densirostris isolate mMesDen1 chromosome 3, mMesDen1 primary haplotype, whole genome shotgun sequence genome carries:
- the LOC132485294 gene encoding cytochrome c oxidase subunit 7C, mitochondrial; the encoded protein is MLGQSIRRFTTSVVRRSHYEEGPGKNIPFSVENKWRLLALMTLYFGSGFAAPFYIVRHQLLKK